One window from the genome of Cyclobacterium amurskyense encodes:
- a CDS encoding helix-turn-helix transcriptional regulator: MAQNKNALIRYKTIDKCLQNKYRRWTLENLIEACSDALNEYEGRDFNVSKRCIQLDLQLMRSDKLGYNAPIVVYDKKYYRYEDENYSITNIPLTENDMGILSETVEMLKQFKDFSLFSELDGIIQRLEDKVYSEKTHQTSIIHLDKNENLKGLKNIDVLYQAILKKVCLWITYQSFKARDSSTFTFHPFILKQFNNRWFVVGRKNAKEPILTLAMDRILSIDKNLAIPYLDEDFDGDAYYKDTIGVTVLNDDQIQEVELKIDKNNAPYVITKPFHHSQKVIDRLANGSVIIHLRVHLNLEFDRLILGFGDSIEVLKPKVLRNRIKRKLIKAASQY, translated from the coding sequence ATGGCACAAAATAAAAATGCCCTTATTCGGTACAAGACCATTGACAAATGCTTGCAGAACAAGTACCGTAGGTGGACACTTGAAAATCTTATTGAGGCATGTTCGGATGCACTGAATGAATACGAAGGGAGAGATTTCAATGTAAGTAAAAGATGCATTCAATTAGATTTACAGTTAATGCGAAGCGATAAACTTGGATACAATGCGCCCATAGTCGTCTACGATAAAAAATACTATCGATATGAAGATGAAAACTATTCTATAACAAATATACCATTAACAGAAAATGATATGGGCATACTTTCTGAAACAGTGGAGATGCTCAAACAATTTAAGGATTTCTCATTGTTTTCGGAGCTAGACGGAATCATACAGCGTTTAGAAGACAAGGTCTATTCCGAGAAAACGCATCAGACTTCCATCATTCATTTGGATAAAAATGAGAACTTAAAAGGCCTCAAAAACATAGATGTCTTGTATCAGGCTATATTGAAAAAGGTTTGTTTATGGATTACTTACCAATCCTTTAAAGCCCGGGATTCTTCTACCTTTACTTTCCACCCATTTATTTTAAAGCAGTTTAATAATCGTTGGTTTGTGGTAGGGCGGAAAAATGCAAAGGAACCCATCTTAACCTTAGCTATGGATAGAATTTTGTCCATTGACAAAAACCTTGCTATTCCTTACCTAGATGAAGACTTTGATGGAGATGCATATTATAAAGATACAATCGGTGTAACCGTGTTAAATGATGATCAAATTCAAGAAGTGGAACTTAAAATTGATAAAAACAATGCTCCCTATGTGATCACCAAACCATTTCATCATTCTCAAAAAGTAATCGATCGGTTGGCCAATGGAAGTGTAATCATTCATTTGAGGGTTCATCTGAATTTGGAGTTTGATAGGTTAATTCTGGGGTTTGGGGATTCGATAGAGGTATTGAAGCCTAAAGTTTTAAGAAACCGTATTAAAAGGAAACTAATAAAAGCTGCAAGTCAATATTAA
- a CDS encoding RtcB family protein, with amino-acid sequence MSDRININGNTLIKLGFKPKKWFSTAIDHINETQMSEKDMMIYLEQFKAEPMIKLHTEVIPFAINIKAENELEERNIQTVIESMKAVMKTPTVVAGSIMPDACPTGAIGTIPVGAVVVTKNAIHPGMHSADICCSVMLSDFGEVDPKELMDAAHASTHFGGGGRERNEQYRFPESMLKAFEGNKLLNDKHLIQVARKHLGTQGDGNHFLFIGKSKKTGNTMMVTHHGSRGVGAKLYGKAMKIAERFRNEISKETLKQNAWIPFETEDGQEYWNALQIIREWTKQNHICIHDATAQKVGATIKNRYWNEHNFVFKEGDLFYHAKGATPLDDKFMPDITGPRLIPLNMAEPVLIVEGTSAENNLGFAPHGAGRNLSRTAHKRNKGDTPISAIFAEETEGLDVRFFSNEIDISELPSAYKNAESVRSQMGEYGLGTVIDEVIPYGSIMAGNWNKNAPWKVKARIKRAGNGK; translated from the coding sequence ATGTCGGATAGAATTAACATCAACGGAAACACCCTAATTAAACTAGGGTTTAAGCCAAAGAAATGGTTTAGTACTGCGATTGATCATATCAATGAAACCCAAATGTCTGAAAAAGACATGATGATATATCTTGAGCAATTCAAGGCTGAACCAATGATCAAATTACATACTGAGGTCATTCCATTTGCGATCAACATCAAAGCTGAAAATGAACTGGAAGAGAGAAATATCCAAACAGTGATTGAATCGATGAAGGCTGTAATGAAAACACCAACGGTGGTAGCCGGATCAATAATGCCTGATGCTTGTCCTACAGGAGCCATTGGAACAATCCCTGTGGGAGCTGTAGTTGTCACAAAAAATGCTATCCATCCAGGCATGCACAGTGCGGATATCTGTTGTTCAGTAATGTTGAGCGATTTTGGAGAAGTTGATCCCAAGGAGTTAATGGATGCCGCTCATGCGTCCACTCATTTCGGAGGAGGTGGTAGGGAGAGAAATGAGCAATACAGATTTCCTGAATCTATGTTAAAAGCCTTTGAAGGAAATAAGTTATTGAATGACAAGCACCTAATTCAAGTTGCGAGAAAACACCTGGGCACTCAAGGTGATGGGAATCACTTTCTATTTATCGGAAAATCAAAAAAGACAGGAAATACCATGATGGTAACACATCATGGTTCAAGAGGTGTCGGAGCTAAATTATATGGTAAAGCCATGAAAATAGCTGAAAGGTTTAGAAATGAAATTTCAAAAGAGACCTTGAAACAAAATGCTTGGATTCCATTCGAGACAGAGGATGGTCAGGAATACTGGAATGCACTGCAAATAATTAGAGAATGGACAAAACAAAACCACATTTGTATCCACGATGCAACCGCTCAAAAGGTGGGTGCAACAATAAAAAACAGGTATTGGAATGAACATAACTTTGTATTTAAAGAAGGTGACTTGTTCTATCACGCCAAAGGCGCAACCCCATTGGATGATAAGTTTATGCCAGACATTACAGGGCCAAGGTTGATCCCTTTGAACATGGCTGAACCTGTATTAATCGTTGAAGGGACATCTGCTGAAAATAATTTAGGTTTTGCACCACACGGAGCTGGAAGGAATTTAAGCAGGACAGCACATAAAAGAAACAAAGGAGACACCCCTATTTCAGCGATTTTTGCTGAAGAAACCGAAGGACTAGATGTTCGTTTTTTCTCCAATGAAATTGACATTTCAGAATTGCCCTCAGCCTATAAAAACGCAGAGAGTGTAAGATCTCAAATGGGTGAGTATGGATTGGGAACAGTGATTGATGAAGTGATTCCATATGGTTCAATTATGGCCGGGAATTGGAACAAGAACGCCCCTTGGAAAGTAAAGGCAAGAATAAAACGTGCTGGAAATGGAAAATAA
- a CDS encoding serine hydrolase domain-containing protein, with translation MMKNTFLFLIGILACLSCDNTEMIPDDKAAEEELYFPPNNGNNWESIDFNSLNWNENALENLYTYLEDNKTRAFIVLKDGKIAIEKYWGNNILNTGAFEANSLWYWASAGKALTASLVGVAEKEGHMNISDKTSDYLGAGWSSLNSDKEDLISIKHQLSMTTGLDYQVSDLDCTEPSCLEYRADAGTQWYYHNAPYTWLEQVVSNATGIDYNSYTDQKIESITGMDGRWIPVGYNNVYWSTARDMARFGLLILNKGIWKDNEAVFTSDYYEQMVNSSQTLNPSYGYLWWLNGKSKIQFPGTETTFNIELSSHAPEDLFAGMGKNGQFVEIVPSQNLVVIRMGEAPNDALVPIVFHDEMWEKMNAVIND, from the coding sequence ATGATGAAGAATACCTTTCTATTTTTAATTGGAATTCTTGCCTGCCTGTCATGCGATAACACAGAGATGATTCCTGATGACAAGGCGGCAGAAGAAGAATTGTATTTCCCCCCTAACAATGGAAATAATTGGGAATCCATTGATTTTAATTCTTTGAATTGGAATGAAAATGCCTTAGAAAATTTATACACCTACCTGGAAGACAATAAAACCAGGGCATTTATTGTCCTAAAGGATGGTAAAATTGCCATAGAAAAATATTGGGGAAACAATATTCTAAATACTGGGGCTTTTGAGGCAAACAGTTTGTGGTATTGGGCTTCAGCAGGGAAAGCATTGACCGCCTCGCTTGTGGGTGTGGCAGAAAAAGAGGGGCATATGAATATCAGTGATAAAACATCGGATTATTTAGGTGCCGGCTGGAGTTCCTTAAATTCAGACAAGGAGGATTTAATAAGCATCAAGCACCAGCTAAGCATGACTACTGGGTTAGATTACCAGGTGTCGGATTTAGACTGTACAGAGCCTTCCTGTTTGGAGTATAGGGCTGATGCTGGCACACAATGGTACTATCACAATGCTCCGTATACTTGGCTAGAACAAGTAGTGAGTAATGCCACAGGGATAGATTACAACAGTTATACCGATCAGAAAATTGAATCCATCACAGGAATGGATGGTCGCTGGATCCCTGTTGGATATAACAATGTGTATTGGAGCACAGCCAGGGACATGGCAAGGTTCGGTTTGTTGATATTGAATAAGGGAATCTGGAAGGACAATGAGGCAGTCTTTACTTCAGATTACTACGAGCAAATGGTGAATAGTTCACAAACCCTCAATCCATCTTATGGTTATTTGTGGTGGTTGAATGGTAAAAGTAAGATTCAGTTTCCTGGTACAGAAACAACCTTTAATATAGAGTTGTCTAGCCATGCCCCTGAGGATTTATTTGCAGGAATGGGTAAAAATGGTCAGTTTGTTGAAATTGTACCAAGTCAAAATCTAGTAGTAATAAGAATGGGTGAAGCCCCTAATGATGCCTTGGTTCCCATAGTTTTTCATGATGAAATGTGGGAAAAGATGAATGCGGTGATTAATGACTAG
- a CDS encoding MepB family protein, whose translation MDNTIAYIEKEVYNKCGLEIADFKMEPESQEYAACQFKLNGCQVISRKAKITPKKQGQFVTFWKRFENGPIEPFNERDNIDFFIVNIRDESRFGQFVFPKSILINKGVLTTSRKEGKRAFRVYPCWEEAANQQAKQTQKWQLNYFYEITPDMDLKAVLELYRV comes from the coding sequence ATGGACAATACTATAGCCTATATAGAAAAAGAGGTTTACAATAAATGTGGCCTTGAAATAGCTGACTTTAAAATGGAGCCTGAAAGTCAGGAGTACGCGGCTTGTCAATTCAAATTAAACGGGTGTCAGGTAATAAGCAGAAAGGCAAAAATAACACCCAAAAAGCAAGGGCAATTTGTGACTTTTTGGAAACGTTTTGAAAATGGGCCAATTGAGCCATTTAATGAAAGGGATAATATTGACTTTTTCATCGTGAACATAAGAGATGAAAGTAGGTTTGGTCAATTTGTATTTCCGAAAAGTATATTGATAAATAAAGGAGTGCTTACAACCAGCAGAAAAGAAGGTAAAAGGGCCTTTAGGGTATATCCATGTTGGGAAGAGGCCGCTAACCAACAAGCTAAACAGACCCAGAAATGGCAATTGAATTATTTTTACGAAATTACTCCGGATATGGACTTGAAAGCAGTTTTAGAATTGTATCGTGTTTAA
- a CDS encoding GNAT family N-acetyltransferase gives MFTSNRVSVFHWNHIVSASEFELSRIHSVLEILTPKVTKAVPDGWQNIGSIEKTEDWIQQRKSEGGFYDIVLSETTEIIGFLFLYTVIDSKDLGELRLGYLLREEVWGKGIGTELINGLVEWARQTKLIGSIAGGVEKQNQGSIRVLEKNGFYRSNEEMPEQMYLYKFKI, from the coding sequence TTGTTCACAAGCAATCGGGTTTCAGTCTTCCATTGGAATCATATTGTATCTGCCTCAGAATTTGAGCTATCCCGAATCCACAGTGTATTGGAGATTTTGACGCCCAAAGTCACCAAGGCCGTTCCTGATGGTTGGCAAAATATAGGCAGCATTGAGAAAACGGAAGATTGGATACAACAACGCAAAAGTGAAGGGGGTTTTTATGATATTGTACTTTCTGAAACAACTGAAATCATTGGCTTTTTATTTTTATACACTGTAATAGATTCCAAAGATTTGGGGGAATTAAGACTTGGCTATTTATTGCGCGAGGAAGTGTGGGGCAAGGGAATTGGGACTGAGTTAATCAATGGATTGGTGGAATGGGCCAGACAGACAAAGTTAATTGGGTCAATTGCTGGGGGAGTTGAAAAACAGAACCAGGGATCAATTAGGGTCTTGGAGAAAAATGGTTTTTATAGGTCTAATGAAGAAATGCCGGAGCAAATGTATTTATACAAATTTAAAATCTGA
- a CDS encoding alkaline phosphatase family protein, with product MKKRITGIGLIFLVGMVFFISCNKKMVCSTLSLTTLNSESAQKKPYLLLISLDGFRWDYVEKYRPPNLSAFVDKGVKAESLLPTFPSKTFPNHYSIATGMYPDKHGILGNVFSSYEYGVNFSYKDKTTATDGRFYKGSPIWLEANKANMVTASYFFVGTEAAIQGVYPTYYHTFDPSIKNEDRVDQAINWLEMPEEKKPHLILMYFGDMDKTGHDYGPGNEEKIKEALFELDKSLGDLFKRVEATGLPVNILLVSDHGMSDLSTSKIIPTETIINDSLYSYLDNGTIVNIHPNEGVDIEEVIAYLKPKEAHFKVYKTENTPGFEYKPKNENWGSVQLVADYGYYFLPKARKESFIKREVKCIGVHGYDASNKEMHGIFYANGPAFKKNGYSIPSLENIHIYPLMCEILGLPIPKHIDGKLNKIKDVLISD from the coding sequence ATGAAAAAACGAATTACAGGTATAGGATTGATTTTTTTAGTGGGGATGGTATTCTTCATTTCCTGCAATAAAAAGATGGTATGTTCAACCTTATCGCTTACCACCTTGAATTCAGAGAGCGCACAAAAAAAGCCTTATTTACTATTGATATCTTTGGATGGCTTTCGATGGGATTATGTGGAGAAATACCGGCCTCCAAACCTGAGTGCTTTTGTAGATAAGGGAGTGAAAGCGGAATCACTGCTGCCAACTTTCCCTTCGAAAACCTTTCCTAATCATTATTCCATTGCTACAGGTATGTATCCTGACAAGCATGGTATATTGGGCAATGTCTTTAGCAGCTATGAGTATGGAGTGAATTTTAGTTATAAGGATAAAACAACGGCTACGGACGGGCGCTTTTATAAGGGCTCCCCAATTTGGCTGGAGGCAAATAAAGCCAATATGGTTACTGCCAGTTACTTTTTCGTAGGCACAGAAGCGGCTATCCAAGGTGTATATCCTACCTATTACCATACATTTGATCCCAGTATTAAAAATGAAGATCGAGTTGATCAGGCTATAAATTGGCTGGAAATGCCTGAAGAAAAGAAGCCGCATTTAATCTTGATGTACTTTGGTGACATGGATAAAACTGGCCATGATTATGGACCAGGGAATGAAGAGAAAATAAAAGAAGCGCTGTTTGAACTGGATAAAAGCCTGGGAGATTTATTTAAAAGAGTTGAAGCTACTGGTCTTCCTGTAAATATTCTGCTTGTTTCTGATCATGGTATGTCAGATCTATCTACCTCTAAAATTATTCCCACAGAAACCATTATAAACGACAGTTTATACTCATACCTAGACAATGGCACTATTGTAAATATCCATCCTAATGAAGGGGTTGATATAGAAGAAGTGATAGCGTATTTAAAGCCAAAAGAAGCTCATTTTAAAGTTTATAAAACTGAAAACACACCAGGTTTTGAATATAAACCCAAGAATGAAAATTGGGGATCCGTCCAATTGGTAGCAGATTATGGCTATTATTTTTTGCCAAAAGCGCGTAAAGAATCATTTATAAAAAGGGAGGTCAAGTGCATAGGTGTTCATGGTTATGATGCCAGCAACAAAGAAATGCATGGTATATTTTATGCAAATGGCCCTGCTTTTAAAAAAAATGGATACAGTATTCCGTCATTAGAAAATATTCATATTTACCCATTAATGTGTGAGATTTTAGGCCTACCCATACCAAAGCATATTGACGGTAAACTCAATAAGATCAAAGACGTTTTAATAAGTGATTAA
- a CDS encoding DsbA family oxidoreductase: MKDKLKIDIVSDVVCPWCTIGYKRLEKAISELGIEDKIDLEWQPFELNPNMPAEGQDLYEHIAEKYGSTMEQQKESQETMTDAGEELGFTFDYFEGMRMSNTFEAHVLLEYAREFGKQTELKMRLTKAFFSERKDVSDRAVLKKALLDVGLNAEEALAKLEDQEARKEVRDKEAYWQNIGVRSVPTIVFDRKSAVTGAQPIDVFKKVLTEMLAIA, encoded by the coding sequence ATGAAAGACAAATTAAAAATAGATATCGTATCAGATGTGGTGTGCCCATGGTGTACCATAGGCTATAAACGTTTAGAAAAAGCCATATCTGAACTAGGAATAGAGGACAAAATAGATCTGGAATGGCAACCCTTTGAATTAAATCCTAATATGCCTGCCGAAGGACAGGATCTTTATGAGCATATTGCTGAAAAATATGGGAGCACAATGGAGCAGCAGAAGGAGTCTCAGGAAACCATGACAGATGCAGGAGAGGAATTAGGGTTTACCTTCGATTATTTTGAAGGCATGCGCATGTCGAATACTTTTGAAGCGCATGTTTTATTGGAGTATGCCAGAGAATTCGGCAAGCAAACAGAGCTAAAAATGCGACTTACCAAAGCCTTTTTTAGTGAGCGGAAGGATGTGTCCGATAGAGCGGTTTTAAAGAAAGCTTTATTGGATGTTGGTTTAAATGCTGAAGAGGCCTTGGCTAAATTAGAGGATCAGGAAGCACGCAAAGAAGTAAGGGATAAAGAGGCCTATTGGCAAAATATAGGTGTTAGATCGGTGCCAACAATTGTATTTGATAGGAAAAGTGCGGTAACAGGTGCGCAGCCTATTGATGTGTTTAAGAAAGTGTTGACCGAAATGTTGGCAATTGCATAA
- a CDS encoding SDR family NAD(P)-dependent oxidoreductase produces the protein MQDLKSKYGKQALITGGSSGIGKAFAIELAKQGIAPILVARSKDKLTALAQEIWAKYQVKAQAFSVNISDEEATVNFLKEIDKQDIGMLIHSAGMENNGSFIKISPEKELSMIKLNITSTYLLTNHFAKKMSAAKKGGILLVSSMAGLMATPYFSNYSATKAYVHQLGLSLYSELKANNVDISVLAPGLTETNMTADNGVDWSKVPMSSMDPSEVAQISLNSIGKKGTIIPGRMNKMMVMMAKRLFSIKSFGAMNGMLMKKAINSEKL, from the coding sequence ATGCAAGATTTAAAATCAAAATATGGTAAGCAGGCTTTGATAACTGGAGGTTCTTCAGGGATTGGTAAAGCATTCGCTATAGAATTAGCAAAACAAGGCATCGCTCCTATTTTGGTTGCCAGGAGTAAGGATAAGTTAACCGCCTTAGCTCAGGAAATTTGGGCGAAATATCAGGTAAAGGCACAAGCATTTTCTGTGAATATATCTGATGAAGAGGCAACAGTTAATTTTCTTAAAGAGATTGACAAACAGGATATAGGAATGCTTATTCATAGTGCTGGTATGGAAAACAATGGGAGTTTTATCAAGATTTCTCCTGAAAAGGAGCTGTCAATGATCAAATTAAACATTACCTCTACCTATTTGTTAACCAATCATTTTGCTAAGAAAATGTCAGCCGCTAAAAAAGGGGGCATACTTTTGGTTTCTAGTATGGCAGGTTTGATGGCGACCCCTTATTTCAGTAACTATTCGGCTACAAAAGCCTATGTGCATCAGTTAGGGCTTTCTTTGTATTCTGAACTCAAAGCCAATAATGTTGACATAAGCGTCTTGGCTCCCGGTTTAACAGAAACCAATATGACGGCAGACAATGGTGTGGACTGGTCAAAAGTCCCAATGTCAAGCATGGATCCTTCTGAAGTTGCTCAGATTTCCTTGAATAGTATTGGAAAGAAGGGAACGATCATTCCAGGTAGGATGAATAAAATGATGGTGATGATGGCCAAAAGACTTTTTTCTATCAAAAGTTTTGGCGCAATGAATGGGATGTTGATGAAAAAGGCGATTAATAGCGAGAAACTTTAA
- a CDS encoding carboxymuconolactone decarboxylase family protein: MTTLKIHNLETAPEGSKALLENSLKANGMIPGLHGVLAGAPGLLEAYQTLHKLFMDSSSFDKDELTVVWQTINVEHACHYCVPAHTGIAKMMKVDDAITEALRNETPLENPKLEALRKLTLTIVRNRGHVSPEDLKAFYAVGYGERQVLEIILGLSQKVISNYTNHIANTPVDAPFQKFAWEKENAEAI; encoded by the coding sequence ATGACAACTTTAAAAATTCACAACTTAGAAACTGCACCAGAAGGTAGCAAAGCACTATTAGAAAATTCACTTAAAGCAAACGGAATGATACCTGGGCTGCATGGGGTATTGGCTGGAGCTCCAGGCCTACTTGAAGCTTATCAAACTTTACACAAATTGTTTATGGATTCCTCTTCATTCGATAAGGATGAACTAACTGTGGTATGGCAGACGATTAATGTGGAGCATGCCTGTCATTATTGTGTACCAGCCCATACAGGTATTGCCAAAATGATGAAGGTGGATGATGCCATAACAGAAGCATTGCGTAACGAAACACCTTTGGAAAATCCAAAATTAGAAGCCTTAAGGAAATTAACCCTTACTATCGTTCGAAACCGTGGCCATGTAAGTCCTGAGGATTTGAAGGCATTTTATGCTGTAGGTTATGGAGAAAGACAAGTATTAGAAATCATTTTGGGATTGTCTCAAAAGGTAATTAGTAACTATACCAACCATATTGCCAATACACCAGTGGATGCCCCTTTCCAAAAATTTGCTTGGGAAAAAGAGAATGCAGAAGCCATTTAA
- a CDS encoding TetR/AcrR family transcriptional regulator: MARKKEYKEEEVIEKAMRLFWRNGYESTSMQMLEKEMGINKFSIYSSFGSKHGVFIESLKCYKEKVSDMFEKFKASQNGVEDIKQFFYDSVAVGYQPDNVKGCLLTNTYNEFSESEDPLIKSQVDLFMDNLKELFIEKLRMDPSKDEETVLKQANFLVVAKHGLAAATRVNSEKEIEDYIEMTFSNI, encoded by the coding sequence ATGGCAAGAAAAAAGGAATATAAAGAAGAAGAGGTTATTGAAAAAGCGATGCGTTTGTTTTGGCGCAACGGCTATGAGAGTACCTCTATGCAAATGCTTGAGAAAGAGATGGGCATCAATAAGTTTTCTATTTATTCTAGTTTTGGAAGCAAGCATGGCGTTTTTATTGAAAGCTTAAAATGTTACAAAGAAAAAGTAAGTGACATGTTTGAGAAGTTTAAGGCATCCCAGAATGGTGTTGAAGACATCAAACAGTTTTTTTATGATTCTGTAGCAGTAGGATATCAGCCGGACAATGTAAAAGGTTGCTTGTTGACCAATACCTACAATGAGTTTTCAGAAAGTGAAGACCCTTTGATAAAATCCCAGGTGGATCTATTTATGGACAATTTGAAAGAATTGTTTATTGAAAAATTAAGAATGGACCCTTCTAAGGATGAGGAGACAGTGCTAAAGCAAGCTAACTTTTTAGTGGTTGCAAAACACGGTTTGGCTGCCGCCACTAGAGTTAACAGTGAAAAGGAAATAGAAGACTATATAGAAATGACCTTTAGTAATATTTGA
- a CDS encoding TolC family protein has translation MSIQRAYKIDKHYKSLLLSLMALVVFASSVTVVSGQEMLSREAAMGLTLEHNYDIKVAEKSLEVADNNQSILNSGYLPTVSTNGNVGISGYQGQNQTVNGDINYDPTDAYNYGASIGFDYVLFNGYGRMYNYKQLKEQYNISELQARQIIENTLLELSNSYFQMAQLTESVSILKNALSISTTRMLRAKYSFEYGQTTQIDLLNAQVDVNNDSISLLNTIQELENSRRNLNLIMGREIETEFVVDTTVNFDLPGTRDVLVSQAYARNVLIQQTNSQLRNSEFALKASQAGWFPALSLSGGYNYSGNQNPAGAFVTGSYNLGPQAGLTLAWNIFDGGTTRVKSQNARVEIKRQQILKEQTEFSIKRDVLNAYGAYQNSLFVYYAEKANLETARKNFERSDDLYKQGQINSIEFRQAQLNLLNAQNNQSIAKYNAKYEELKLKQLAGILLED, from the coding sequence ATGAGCATACAAAGAGCATATAAAATAGATAAGCATTACAAATCGCTGTTATTGTCACTGATGGCCTTGGTAGTATTTGCCAGCTCAGTCACAGTAGTAAGCGGTCAAGAAATGCTTTCGCGAGAAGCGGCCATGGGTTTAACCCTGGAGCACAATTATGACATTAAGGTAGCGGAAAAGTCTTTAGAGGTAGCCGACAACAACCAAAGCATTTTAAACAGTGGTTATTTACCTACCGTGAGCACCAATGGAAATGTTGGTATATCTGGATATCAGGGGCAAAACCAAACCGTCAATGGAGACATAAATTACGATCCTACCGATGCCTATAACTATGGGGCTTCAATTGGATTTGATTACGTCTTGTTTAACGGCTATGGGAGAATGTACAACTACAAGCAACTGAAAGAGCAGTACAATATTTCCGAGCTACAAGCCAGACAAATTATAGAAAATACGCTTTTAGAATTGTCTAATTCCTATTTTCAAATGGCGCAGTTAACGGAAAGCGTAAGTATTCTGAAAAATGCATTGAGTATTTCCACCACCAGGATGCTTCGTGCCAAGTATAGTTTTGAATATGGGCAAACTACCCAAATTGATTTGCTAAATGCGCAAGTAGATGTAAACAATGACAGTATCAGCTTGCTTAATACCATTCAGGAATTGGAAAATTCGCGAAGAAATTTAAACTTGATTATGGGTAGGGAAATTGAAACAGAATTTGTGGTAGATACCACTGTTAATTTTGATTTGCCTGGTACCAGAGATGTTTTGGTCTCTCAGGCCTATGCCCGTAATGTACTGATACAGCAAACCAATAGCCAATTGCGAAACAGTGAATTTGCATTAAAAGCGAGTCAAGCTGGCTGGTTTCCTGCATTGTCCTTAAGTGGAGGTTACAATTATTCGGGCAACCAAAATCCTGCAGGAGCTTTTGTTACCGGAAGTTATAATTTGGGTCCTCAGGCAGGACTTACTTTGGCTTGGAATATTTTTGACGGCGGAACTACTCGGGTGAAAAGCCAGAATGCAAGGGTGGAGATTAAGCGGCAACAAATTTTAAAAGAGCAGACTGAATTCTCTATTAAGCGGGATGTGCTTAATGCCTATGGGGCGTACCAAAATTCCTTGTTTGTTTATTATGCTGAAAAAGCCAATTTGGAAACAGCAAGAAAGAACTTTGAACGAAGTGATGATCTGTACAAGCAAGGGCAAATTAATTCCATAGAATTCAGACAAGCCCAGTTGAATCTGCTAAATGCACAAAACAACCAAAGCATTGCCAAATACAACGCTAAATACGAAGAGTTAAAATTGAAGCAGTTGGCGGGAATTCTTTTGGAAGATTAG